In Moorella sp. Hama-1, a single genomic region encodes these proteins:
- a CDS encoding nitrogenase component 1: MQLKEIPITGIPYDQLYIEKIPAAPEYCRRPAELLPAGNRSVVVNPNRTCMPLGAMWAVLGVHGAIPFVQGAQGCTTYVRYTFCRVFKEPATIATASFHEDAAVFGGRRNLIEGIRNLVVRYWPELIGVVTTCSSEIIGDDMVSFLKMARANLRKEIGPERADGIPIVLVNTPSFAGSHVDGYDRASRAFVETLATTRNKPNDKVNIIPGLLYPGDIREIKHLLRHMGIEGIVLFDISDPLDAPLQPPVSLPYKPPGGTPVEAIRDMANSLATFALQPHAGQAGARYLERKFGVRAVVGPPPIGIQGTDAFLKALRELTGKPIPENLRQERGRLVDSLADTFHHTMMKKVAIMGDPDVVLGVTRFVLEMGMEPVALAGGTASKTFDHDVEAILAEGGYAGDPPLVVNGGDLLEFEEHLKQLPRVDLVIGNSRAVDIAKELQVPLVRVGFPIYDRFGYQKRAVVGYRGGEVLLAEIVNSILGYQYPDDRTHQL, encoded by the coding sequence ATGCAGTTAAAGGAAATTCCTATCACCGGCATTCCTTATGACCAGCTGTATATCGAGAAGATTCCTGCCGCGCCGGAGTATTGCCGGCGGCCGGCGGAACTCCTCCCAGCCGGCAACCGGAGCGTGGTTGTCAATCCCAACCGCACCTGTATGCCCCTGGGAGCCATGTGGGCCGTCCTGGGGGTCCATGGGGCCATTCCCTTCGTCCAGGGCGCCCAGGGTTGTACCACCTACGTCCGCTACACCTTCTGCCGGGTCTTCAAGGAACCGGCCACCATAGCCACCGCTTCCTTCCATGAAGATGCGGCCGTTTTCGGCGGCCGGCGCAACCTGATCGAAGGCATTCGCAACCTGGTGGTCCGTTACTGGCCGGAGCTCATCGGGGTGGTAACTACCTGTTCCAGCGAGATTATCGGTGATGATATGGTCAGCTTCCTCAAAATGGCCCGGGCTAACCTGCGGAAAGAAATCGGGCCCGAGAGGGCCGACGGGATCCCCATCGTCCTGGTTAATACCCCCAGCTTCGCTGGTTCCCACGTCGACGGCTACGACCGGGCCTCCCGGGCCTTCGTGGAAACCCTGGCTACTACCAGAAATAAGCCCAACGATAAGGTGAACATCATCCCCGGCCTGCTCTACCCCGGCGACATCCGGGAAATTAAACACCTGCTCCGGCATATGGGCATTGAAGGCATCGTTCTTTTTGACATCTCCGACCCCCTGGACGCCCCTCTGCAGCCGCCGGTATCCCTTCCCTATAAACCCCCCGGAGGCACCCCGGTGGAGGCCATCAGAGATATGGCCAACTCCCTGGCTACTTTTGCGCTCCAGCCCCATGCCGGCCAGGCCGGCGCCCGGTACCTCGAGCGGAAATTCGGGGTGCGGGCGGTAGTTGGGCCGCCGCCTATCGGCATCCAGGGTACCGATGCCTTTTTAAAGGCCCTCAGGGAACTGACCGGCAAACCCATTCCCGAGAACCTCCGGCAGGAAAGGGGCCGGCTGGTTGACTCCCTGGCCGACACCTTCCACCACACTATGATGAAGAAGGTGGCCATTATGGGGGATCCCGACGTAGTCCTGGGGGTTACCCGCTTTGTCCTGGAAATGGGCATGGAACCGGTAGCCCTCGCCGGAGGTACGGCCAGCAAGACCTTCGACCACGACGTGGAGGCCATCCTGGCCGAAGGAGGCTACGCGGGTGACCCGCCCCTGGTGGTCAACGGCGGCGACCTCCTGGAGTTTGAGGAACACCTGAAACAATTGCCCCGGGTGGACCTGGTCATCGGCAACTCCCGGGCCGTCGATATTGCCAAGGAACTCCAGGTGCCCCTGGTGCGGGTGGGCTTCCCTATTTACGACCGCTTTGGTTACCAGAAACGGGCCGTCGTCGGTTATCGCGGCGGCGAGGTGCTCCTGGCGGAGATTGTCAACAGCATTTTAGGCTACCAGTATCCTGACGACCGCACCCACCAGCTCTAG
- a CDS encoding nitrogenase component 1, with the protein MELSVDMLPERRQHLQREGLPACNRPTLPGVVSQRACALYGARWMLAAIKDAIHLLHGPVGCAYYSETVRKKRYEVFSTALEEKDIIFGAGAKLATAIREGVRLRPAAAAVIVYTTCAAGLIGEDVTAICRQAEANLGVPVVPVNCPGFCGVSQGDGHEAAVTALLEHFIGRGADGPPLAKSVNILGEFDIQGDLKEIERLLQRLGVEVLCAVSGRATVAGLARARRAGLNLVHCGRTGRRLALEMAERFGIPWRKVSFFGLAETAAALRTIAAFFQCPEKATWVEEEIESAREKASPYLERLAGKRVGLFFGASRMGSMARAFRELGLEVVFCGSQFGCREDYAESRSRLGRETLMVDDAHERELEEFLHRYRPHLLVGGSREQFMAHKLGVPFLVFPQETAPYAGFNGFVNLAREVATFIGAPVWRLAAGSPAPG; encoded by the coding sequence ATGGAGTTATCCGTTGATATGCTTCCGGAGCGGCGCCAGCACCTGCAGCGGGAGGGACTGCCGGCCTGCAACCGGCCGACCCTTCCCGGCGTGGTCTCCCAGCGGGCCTGCGCTCTTTACGGCGCCCGCTGGATGCTGGCGGCAATCAAGGACGCCATTCACCTGCTCCACGGCCCGGTAGGCTGCGCTTATTATAGCGAAACAGTCCGCAAAAAGCGTTATGAGGTCTTTTCCACCGCCCTGGAGGAGAAAGATATTATCTTCGGGGCAGGAGCCAAACTCGCGACTGCCATCAGGGAAGGGGTACGCCTGCGCCCCGCTGCAGCGGCAGTAATCGTCTATACTACCTGTGCCGCCGGGCTCATCGGCGAGGATGTAACAGCCATTTGCAGGCAGGCTGAAGCTAATCTGGGGGTGCCGGTAGTACCGGTTAACTGCCCCGGCTTCTGTGGGGTGAGCCAGGGCGACGGCCACGAAGCCGCCGTCACGGCCCTGCTGGAACACTTTATCGGCCGCGGGGCCGATGGCCCTCCCCTGGCAAAGAGCGTTAACATCCTGGGCGAGTTCGATATCCAGGGCGATTTAAAGGAAATTGAAAGGTTGCTGCAGCGCCTGGGAGTAGAAGTACTCTGTGCCGTATCGGGGCGAGCTACGGTGGCCGGTCTGGCCCGGGCCCGCCGGGCCGGATTGAACCTCGTCCACTGCGGGCGCACCGGCCGCCGCCTGGCCCTGGAGATGGCAGAGCGGTTCGGTATCCCCTGGCGGAAGGTTTCCTTCTTCGGCCTGGCAGAGACGGCCGCGGCCCTGCGGACCATAGCAGCCTTCTTTCAATGCCCCGAAAAGGCAACCTGGGTGGAGGAAGAAATAGAGTCTGCCAGGGAGAAGGCATCTCCCTACCTGGAGCGCCTGGCTGGCAAGAGGGTGGGCCTGTTCTTTGGCGCTTCCCGGATGGGTTCCATGGCCCGGGCCTTCCGTGAACTGGGCCTGGAGGTTGTTTTCTGTGGTTCCCAGTTCGGCTGCCGGGAGGACTACGCCGAATCCCGCAGCCGCCTGGGCCGGGAGACGTTAATGGTCGACGACGCCCACGAACGGGAACTGGAGGAGTTTCTCCATCGTTACCGGCCCCACCTGCTGGTGGGGGGTAGCCGGGAGCAGTTTATGGCCCACAAGCTGGGGGTTCCTTTCCTGGTCTTCCCCCAGGAGACCGCACCCTACGCCGGTTTTAACGGTTTTGTCAACCTGGCGCGAGAGGTAGCGACCTTCATAGGAGCCCCCGTGTGGCGCCTGGCTGCCGGTTCACCTGCGCCGGGGTAG
- a CDS encoding radical SAM protein, with protein MPQQSFDQLREHPCFNRAAARWFGRIHLPVAPDCNIKCHYCNRLYDCANENRPGVTSRLMGPAEALEHVRRMVTADNRLRVVGVAGPGEPLASKATLDTLLNVHRQFPELITCVSTNGLLLAEKLPVLHAAGVRAVTVTVNAVSPAVGSLIYSYVSYGGRIYRGTEGAELLWRAQRRGLRLAGEMGMVVKVNSVLIPGINDEHLAGVARAVKEAGARVMNVIPLIPQGKFAGLLPPPPERVNFLRRELCPIIDQVTHCRRCRADAVGMLV; from the coding sequence ATGCCACAACAGTCCTTTGACCAGCTCAGGGAGCACCCCTGTTTCAACCGGGCCGCCGCCAGGTGGTTCGGCCGCATACACCTGCCGGTGGCGCCTGATTGTAACATAAAGTGTCACTATTGTAACCGTCTCTACGACTGCGCGAATGAAAACCGCCCCGGGGTTACCAGCCGCCTCATGGGCCCCGCAGAGGCCCTGGAACATGTCCGGCGGATGGTGACGGCAGACAACCGCCTCCGGGTGGTGGGCGTTGCCGGTCCAGGGGAACCCCTGGCCAGCAAGGCCACCCTGGACACCCTGCTCAACGTGCACCGCCAGTTTCCGGAATTGATTACCTGCGTCAGTACCAACGGCCTCCTGCTGGCAGAAAAGCTGCCGGTCCTGCACGCGGCCGGGGTAAGGGCGGTGACAGTGACGGTAAACGCCGTCTCGCCTGCTGTAGGCAGCCTGATTTACAGTTATGTTTCCTATGGTGGTAGGATTTACAGGGGGACGGAAGGTGCTGAGTTACTCTGGCGGGCCCAGAGGAGGGGCCTTCGCCTGGCCGGGGAGATGGGGATGGTCGTTAAGGTGAATAGCGTTCTAATTCCCGGCATCAACGACGAACACCTGGCAGGAGTAGCCCGGGCAGTAAAGGAGGCCGGAGCCCGGGTCATGAACGTTATCCCCCTGATTCCCCAGGGGAAATTTGCCGGCTTGCTTCCACCGCCGCCGGAGCGGGTCAACTTCCTGCGCCGGGAGCTATGCCCCATTATTGACCAGGTGACCCACTGCCGGCGCTGCCGGGCCGACGCGGTGGGGATGCTGGTATGA
- a CDS encoding homocitrate synthase, translating into MQVLIVDTTLRDGEQAPGVAFNHREKVAIARMLDRLGVALIEAGTPAMGEIEQAAIRAIAREGLRSRVSTWNRLLLKDIRSSLECGIRQVHISAPVSGIQIKAKLRQDYRWVLNRLRQACLYARDYGLRVTVGAEDASRADPGFLLEFAYLARESGAERLRYCDTVGVLDPFATYTHLSRLKEKVDLELEFHGHNDFGLATANALAAVRAGVRWIDTTVGGLGERAGNTSLVELYRALTRLFDLDPGLNPRYLPGLERYVARAAGRLTPAPVAHIPAGSFPASFSCPPAPHLALSNRFC; encoded by the coding sequence ATGCAGGTGCTGATTGTGGATACGACCTTGAGGGACGGGGAACAGGCACCCGGGGTAGCCTTCAACCACCGGGAAAAGGTGGCCATCGCCAGGATGCTGGACCGGCTGGGGGTAGCCCTGATTGAGGCCGGGACACCGGCCATGGGAGAGATAGAGCAGGCAGCCATCAGGGCTATTGCCCGGGAGGGCTTGAGGAGCCGGGTCAGCACCTGGAACAGGTTGCTCCTTAAAGATATCCGCTCTTCCCTGGAGTGCGGAATACGGCAGGTGCATATTTCCGCCCCTGTTTCTGGTATTCAAATTAAGGCCAAGCTCCGCCAGGACTACCGGTGGGTTCTCAACCGGTTGCGCCAGGCCTGCCTTTATGCCCGGGATTATGGATTGCGGGTAACGGTGGGGGCTGAGGACGCCTCCCGCGCCGACCCCGGTTTCCTGCTGGAGTTCGCCTACCTGGCCCGGGAAAGCGGCGCGGAACGCTTGCGTTACTGCGACACCGTCGGCGTCCTGGATCCCTTTGCTACCTACACGCATCTCTCCCGGTTGAAGGAAAAGGTGGACCTGGAGCTGGAGTTCCACGGGCATAACGATTTCGGCCTGGCCACGGCCAACGCCCTGGCGGCCGTCAGGGCCGGCGTTCGCTGGATTGACACCACCGTCGGCGGCCTGGGGGAAAGGGCAGGTAATACCTCCCTGGTGGAACTCTACCGGGCCCTGACACGGCTTTTTGACCTGGACCCCGGCCTGAACCCCCGTTATCTCCCCGGCCTGGAACGCTACGTGGCCCGGGCGGCAGGTCGCCTTACACCGGCACCAGTTGCTCACATCCCCGCAGGTTCTTTCCCCGCCTCTTTTTCCTGCCCGCCGGCACCCCACCTTGCGCTCAGCAACCGATTTTGCTAA
- a CDS encoding NAD+ synthase has product MAAFVPFYLFVLMKEGKPVRIALAQLDPTIGDIGGNLDKIRQAVAAARQQGAGLVVFPELAITGYPPRDLLCRHDFLERVERVLAEDIASLSREAALLIGAPVRGRGDSGLYNAALLYAGGELCGRQDKSLLPNYDVFDESRYFKPAATRVPVSLGDLRLGLTICEDIWNDKDYWNRQFYDIDPVAEMLDRGAGLLINISASPYNYGKIELRADMLRSLARKYGRPILYINQVGGNDELIFDGTSLAIDATGRIVARAASFSEDLMLLEVEGPAAGGPGVTRVSNRGGSSPTAGRVPGSLADQGSTVPEPTDASGPAIAVPASGTSGIEPPIINAAVIQEDTSYVYRALVLGIADYLHKTGFQKALIGLSGGIDSSVTAALAAAALGPENVLGVAMPSRYSSPGSRSDARELATNLGIAYREIPIEGMFRAYLEVMNDGGPPRGDLAEENVQARIRGNILMFISNREGYLTLTTGNKSEMAVGYCTLYGDMSGGLAVLADVPKVMVYDLARYINRDREVIPAGVLVKPPSAELRPDQTDQDSLPPYEVLDAILQGYIEEEKSADEIAARGFDPDLVWEVIRKVDRSEYKRRQAAPGLRVTSKAFGMGRRMPIAWRAG; this is encoded by the coding sequence ATGGCGGCATTCGTACCCTTTTATTTGTTTGTACTTATGAAAGAAGGGAAGCCTGTGCGCATCGCCCTGGCTCAACTTGATCCCACCATTGGCGATATCGGGGGTAACCTGGATAAAATCCGGCAGGCGGTGGCTGCCGCCCGGCAGCAGGGGGCCGGGCTGGTAGTCTTTCCCGAGCTGGCCATTACTGGGTACCCACCCCGGGACCTCCTCTGCCGGCATGACTTCCTTGAACGGGTGGAGAGGGTCCTGGCGGAAGATATAGCATCGTTGAGCCGGGAAGCGGCCCTGCTTATCGGCGCCCCGGTCCGGGGGCGGGGGGATTCCGGCCTTTATAACGCCGCCCTGCTCTATGCCGGGGGTGAACTCTGCGGCCGCCAGGATAAAAGCCTGCTGCCGAACTACGACGTTTTTGATGAAAGCCGTTATTTCAAGCCGGCTGCCACCCGGGTGCCGGTATCCCTGGGGGACCTGCGCCTGGGCCTGACCATTTGCGAGGATATCTGGAACGACAAGGATTACTGGAACCGGCAGTTCTATGATATTGATCCGGTAGCTGAGATGCTGGACCGGGGGGCGGGACTCCTGATCAACATCTCCGCCTCGCCCTACAACTACGGCAAAATCGAATTACGGGCGGATATGCTCCGAAGCCTGGCCCGCAAGTACGGCCGCCCCATTCTCTATATTAACCAGGTAGGGGGCAATGATGAACTCATCTTTGACGGCACCAGCCTGGCTATCGACGCCACCGGCAGGATAGTTGCCCGGGCCGCCAGCTTTAGCGAGGACCTCATGCTCCTGGAGGTAGAGGGGCCGGCAGCCGGGGGTCCCGGCGTAACGAGGGTCTCGAACAGGGGGGGTTCAAGCCCCACCGCCGGCAGGGTACCGGGCAGCCTGGCCGACCAGGGATCTACCGTCCCGGAGCCCACCGATGCCAGTGGTCCTGCTATTGCGGTGCCGGCCTCCGGGACCTCAGGAATAGAACCCCCGATTATTAATGCCGCCGTAATCCAGGAAGATACTAGTTACGTCTATCGGGCCCTGGTCCTGGGCATTGCCGATTACCTGCATAAAACCGGTTTTCAGAAAGCCCTGATCGGTTTGAGCGGGGGCATTGATTCCTCGGTGACCGCCGCCCTGGCCGCCGCCGCCCTGGGGCCGGAGAATGTCCTGGGGGTGGCCATGCCCTCCCGTTACTCCTCCCCCGGCAGCCGCTCCGACGCCCGGGAGCTGGCAACCAACCTTGGTATCGCCTACCGGGAGATCCCCATTGAAGGTATGTTCCGCGCCTATCTGGAAGTCATGAATGATGGCGGCCCACCCCGGGGCGACCTGGCGGAGGAGAATGTCCAGGCCCGCATCCGGGGAAATATCTTGATGTTTATTTCCAACCGGGAGGGTTACCTGACCCTGACCACCGGCAATAAATCGGAGATGGCGGTAGGCTACTGTACTCTCTACGGCGATATGTCGGGGGGGCTGGCGGTCCTGGCCGACGTACCCAAGGTCATGGTCTATGACCTGGCCCGTTATATCAACCGGGACCGGGAAGTGATCCCGGCCGGCGTCCTGGTCAAACCCCCTTCGGCAGAGCTGCGACCCGACCAGACCGACCAGGACTCCCTGCCGCCCTATGAGGTTCTGGACGCCATTCTCCAGGGCTACATTGAGGAAGAGAAGTCGGCTGATGAGATTGCCGCCCGGGGCTTTGATCCCGACCTGGTCTGGGAGGTCATCCGCAAAGTCGACCGGTCCGAGTACAAGCGCCGCCAGGCGGCACCGGGGCTGCGGGTGACCTCCAAGGCCTTCGGCATGGGCCGCCGCATGCCTATTGCTTGGCGGGCTGGTTAA
- a CDS encoding TIGR03960 family B12-binding radical SAM protein: MSHLVTDELLKQVSKPARYLGTEWNAVHKDWDENPAHMVFIYPDLYEVGMSHLGLAILYGAVNEQPGMLLERAFAPAPDMEDLLREKGIPLFSLESHRPLTDFDVVGFTLQYEMSYTTILNILDLAGLPLLAAERGPGHPLVVGGGPGVANPEPVAPFFDCFLLGDGEEALPELLALMGRLKKEGWAHDRREVLARIAALPGFYVPSFYDVTYNTDGTVAAVVPNRDGIPARVTKRVLPDLDAAYFPTRPIVPFLEVIHDRIMLEVMRGCTHGCRFCQAGAIYRPVRERDLAVLLGQAEELVRHTGHEEISLTSLSTADYSRVEELARTLAAAYEDRGVSVSLPSLRVDAFSVRLAEAVQRVRKSSLTFAPEAGSQRLRDVINKGVTEDDILTATAEAFQAGWQAIKLYFMLGLPTEGEEDLLGIAGLARRILHQGRELAPGKKPTVTVSVSSFVPKAWTAFQWEPQDVVKVLQEKQQLLRSHLKGPGLRFSWHDARVSFIEAVLARGDRRLAAAIMAAWRRGARLEGWSEYFRYDCWEEAFEETGLDPAFYAHRQRQEGEVFPWDHLDFGVVKGFLLRERHRARAGELTADCRSGRCTGCGVCPDLGVDLRLKGGPVDRAPAGEV, from the coding sequence TTGTCGCATCTGGTTACCGATGAGTTATTAAAGCAAGTCAGCAAACCCGCCCGTTACCTGGGCACGGAATGGAATGCCGTCCACAAGGACTGGGACGAAAACCCTGCCCACATGGTTTTTATTTACCCCGATCTTTACGAAGTCGGCATGTCACACCTGGGCCTGGCCATCCTCTACGGGGCCGTCAATGAGCAGCCGGGGATGCTCCTGGAACGGGCCTTTGCCCCGGCCCCGGACATGGAGGACCTCCTCCGGGAGAAAGGCATCCCCCTCTTCAGCCTGGAGTCCCACCGCCCCCTGACGGATTTCGATGTCGTGGGTTTCACCCTCCAGTATGAAATGAGTTATACTACAATTCTAAATATCCTCGACCTGGCCGGGCTCCCCCTTCTGGCGGCAGAACGCGGGCCCGGCCATCCCCTGGTAGTCGGCGGGGGACCGGGGGTGGCCAACCCGGAGCCGGTGGCCCCCTTTTTTGATTGTTTTCTCCTGGGGGACGGGGAAGAGGCCCTGCCGGAACTCCTGGCTTTAATGGGCCGGCTCAAAAAGGAGGGGTGGGCTCACGACCGCCGGGAGGTACTGGCCCGGATCGCCGCTTTGCCGGGCTTTTATGTGCCCTCCTTTTATGATGTGACTTATAATACTGACGGCACAGTAGCCGCTGTGGTGCCCAACCGGGACGGCATCCCGGCAAGGGTGACCAAGCGGGTCCTTCCGGATCTCGACGCGGCCTATTTTCCCACCCGGCCCATTGTCCCCTTCCTGGAGGTCATCCACGACCGGATCATGCTGGAGGTCATGCGGGGTTGTACCCACGGCTGCCGCTTCTGCCAGGCCGGGGCCATCTACCGCCCGGTGCGGGAGCGGGATCTGGCCGTCCTCTTGGGCCAGGCGGAAGAATTGGTGCGCCATACCGGCCACGAAGAGATCTCCCTGACCTCCCTGAGTACCGCCGATTACTCCCGGGTGGAGGAACTCGCCCGCACCCTGGCCGCCGCCTACGAGGACAGGGGGGTCAGCGTTTCCCTGCCGTCCTTAAGGGTCGACGCCTTCAGCGTCCGCCTGGCGGAGGCCGTCCAGCGGGTGCGGAAGAGTTCCCTTACCTTTGCCCCCGAGGCCGGCAGCCAGCGCCTGCGGGACGTGATTAACAAGGGGGTCACGGAGGACGATATCCTGACGGCCACGGCCGAGGCCTTCCAGGCCGGCTGGCAGGCCATCAAGCTCTACTTCATGCTGGGACTGCCTACGGAAGGGGAGGAAGACCTCCTGGGCATCGCCGGTTTGGCCCGGCGGATTCTCCATCAGGGTCGCGAGCTCGCCCCGGGCAAGAAACCAACGGTGACGGTCAGCGTCTCTTCCTTTGTTCCCAAGGCCTGGACGGCCTTCCAGTGGGAGCCCCAGGATGTGGTAAAGGTACTACAGGAAAAACAGCAATTACTACGTTCCCATCTCAAGGGCCCGGGTTTACGTTTTAGCTGGCATGATGCCAGGGTAAGCTTTATTGAGGCCGTTCTGGCCCGGGGGGACCGCCGCCTGGCTGCGGCTATTATGGCCGCCTGGCGTCGTGGGGCCAGGCTAGAGGGCTGGTCAGAATACTTTCGCTATGACTGCTGGGAAGAGGCTTTTGAAGAAACAGGCCTGGACCCTGCCTTTTACGCCCACAGGCAACGCCAGGAGGGGGAAGTCTTTCCCTGGGATCACCTGGACTTCGGCGTAGTCAAAGGTTTTTTGTTGCGGGAGCGCCACCGGGCCCGGGCCGGGGAACTGACGGCCGATTGTCGTTCGGGCCGCTGCACCGGGTGTGGCGTCTGCCCGGATCTGGGGGTTGATCTCCGCCTGAAGGGAGGTCCGGTGGATCGTGCGCCTGCGGGTGAAGTATAG
- a CDS encoding TIGR03936 family radical SAM-associated protein, whose protein sequence is MRLRVKYSKTGRMAFLGHLEMLRFWQRALRRAGLPVAMSHGFNPHPRLAFGPALALGIESLAEYLDVELAADWEPDRVREELQAQLPPGLAILLVQVIPAGAPALTAVIDTAAYRVSWLAAVDSGLLQQRVGSLLARTEVPVSRPGKDGRPRVKDIRPGVLELALDPPPDLAMLLQCSPAGSIRPEEVLQALDWEVPGRITRTGLFARRGDEFLAPEELNS, encoded by the coding sequence GTGCGCCTGCGGGTGAAGTATAGTAAAACCGGCCGGATGGCCTTCCTGGGCCACCTGGAGATGCTGCGCTTCTGGCAGCGGGCCCTGCGCCGGGCCGGGTTACCCGTGGCCATGAGCCACGGCTTTAATCCCCATCCGCGCCTGGCCTTTGGTCCAGCCCTGGCCCTGGGCATCGAAAGCCTGGCGGAGTACCTGGATGTAGAACTGGCGGCAGACTGGGAGCCGGACCGGGTCCGGGAGGAACTCCAGGCCCAACTGCCCCCCGGCCTGGCAATCCTGCTGGTCCAGGTTATACCGGCCGGGGCCCCGGCCCTGACGGCTGTTATCGATACGGCCGCCTACCGGGTTAGCTGGCTGGCAGCGGTGGATTCCGGGTTGTTGCAGCAGCGGGTAGGGTCTTTACTGGCCAGGACGGAGGTCCCGGTAAGCCGGCCGGGTAAAGACGGCCGCCCCCGGGTGAAGGATATTCGCCCGGGTGTCCTGGAGCTGGCCCTGGATCCCCCGCCGGACCTGGCCATGCTCCTCCAATGCAGCCCGGCCGGGAGTATCCGGCCGGAGGAGGTTTTGCAAGCCCTTGACTGGGAGGTCCCGGGACGGATTACCCGCACCGGCCTCTTCGCCCGCCGGGGCGATGAATTCCTGGCCCCTGAGGAGCTAAATAGTTAA
- a CDS encoding Rne/Rng family ribonuclease: MLKEILIQVDAEETAVALLEDGRLMEIYLERDSNQRLVGNIYKGRVANVLPGMQAAFVDIGLEKNAFLFVDDTSGIEALEGEFVSRSRRRISDVVREGQEILVQVAKEPQGTKGARVTTQITLPGRYLVLMPTVNYIGVSRRINNEEERERLKKLARTVKPRRMGLIVRTVAAGASQEELQEDCQNLTRTWKRIRQAARRSKAPRLIHHDVELSLRILRDLYADDVNHLLVNSPATYNKVIEVLADRTPDLRKRVVLREHADLFAIYGVHNQVEQALKRKVWLKCGGYLIIDQMEALTAIDVNTGKYVGRHNLAETVLTTNLEAAVEVARQLRLRNIGGIIVVDFIDMDNPLHREQVIKVLEGELTRDKTKTQILGFTRLGLLEMTRKKAQQRLESMLQQDCPYCHGTGKILSAETVTLKARKELLQLAANSRALAILVEANPAVAAPLIGIGGANLRTLERRVGKKLIIKGKEGFHLEEVRLRELNDQEEIAKLSTPVKVGQVLQVTVEGVHTGNGGDGIARVAGFVLNIPGGAAFLGREVPVEITRVSRTCARARLLADA, encoded by the coding sequence GTGCTCAAAGAGATACTAATTCAGGTTGATGCCGAGGAGACGGCCGTGGCCCTTCTGGAAGACGGCCGGTTGATGGAAATCTATCTGGAAAGGGATAGCAACCAGCGCCTCGTCGGCAATATTTATAAAGGCCGGGTGGCCAACGTTCTGCCCGGTATGCAGGCGGCTTTCGTGGACATTGGCCTGGAGAAAAACGCCTTTCTCTTTGTCGACGATACCAGCGGCATCGAGGCCCTGGAAGGAGAATTTGTTTCCCGTTCCCGGCGGCGCATCAGTGACGTCGTCCGGGAGGGCCAGGAGATCCTGGTCCAGGTAGCCAAGGAACCCCAGGGCACCAAAGGGGCCCGGGTTACAACCCAGATTACCCTGCCGGGCCGCTACCTGGTCCTCATGCCTACGGTTAATTATATCGGTGTCTCTCGCCGCATTAACAATGAAGAAGAGCGGGAAAGGCTGAAGAAACTGGCCCGGACGGTAAAACCCCGGCGCATGGGCCTGATTGTCCGGACGGTGGCTGCCGGCGCCAGCCAGGAAGAACTCCAGGAAGACTGCCAAAACCTTACCCGGACCTGGAAGCGTATCCGGCAGGCGGCCCGGCGGAGTAAAGCTCCCCGCCTGATTCACCACGACGTCGAGCTTTCCCTGCGTATCCTGCGGGATCTGTATGCCGACGACGTTAACCACCTGCTGGTCAACTCTCCGGCCACCTACAACAAGGTCATTGAAGTCCTGGCCGACCGGACCCCCGACCTGCGGAAGCGGGTGGTTTTAAGGGAACACGCCGACCTTTTTGCCATCTACGGGGTCCATAACCAGGTGGAACAGGCCTTGAAGCGTAAAGTTTGGCTCAAGTGCGGCGGCTACCTGATTATCGACCAGATGGAAGCCCTGACGGCCATTGATGTCAATACGGGTAAGTATGTCGGCCGCCATAACCTGGCCGAGACGGTTTTGACTACCAATTTAGAAGCCGCCGTTGAGGTGGCCCGCCAGTTACGGCTGCGCAATATCGGCGGTATTATTGTTGTCGACTTTATTGATATGGATAACCCCCTTCACCGGGAACAGGTCATTAAAGTCCTGGAGGGTGAGTTGACCAGGGATAAGACCAAGACCCAGATCCTGGGTTTTACCCGCCTGGGGCTCCTGGAAATGACCAGAAAAAAGGCGCAACAGCGTTTGGAGAGTATGCTGCAGCAGGATTGCCCTTACTGCCACGGGACCGGTAAGATCCTGTCCGCTGAAACGGTAACCCTGAAGGCCCGCAAGGAGCTCCTGCAGCTGGCGGCCAACAGCCGGGCCCTGGCCATTCTGGTGGAGGCTAACCCGGCCGTGGCGGCCCCCCTCATCGGTATAGGCGGGGCCAACCTTCGCACCCTGGAACGGCGGGTCGGCAAGAAATTGATCATCAAGGGTAAAGAGGGCTTTCACCTGGAAGAGGTGCGGCTGCGGGAGTTAAACGACCAGGAAGAAATCGCCAAACTCTCTACACCCGTGAAGGTCGGCCAGGTCCTGCAGGTTACCGTGGAAGGGGTGCATACAGGTAACGGTGGCGACGGTATTGCCCGGGTAGCGGGTTTTGTGCTGAATATCCCCGGTGGCGCCGCCTTCCTGGGCCGGGAGGTGCCGGTAGAGATTACCCGGGTCTCCCGCACCTGCGCCCGGGCCCGGTTGCTGGCCGATGCTTGA